The uncultured Cohaesibacter sp. genomic sequence CTGCTGTGCGTTGGCTCGCTCAATCTCACAGACATTGTGATGGCGCAGCAGAGCGGCCTTGCGACCAAGCTGGGGATGCCTTCCATCAGCTTCCTCAATTGGTACTGGTTGCCCCTGTTCCCGATGTTCATCGTGTTTTTCATTTCGGCTCTGGCCGAGACCAATCGCCCGCCGTTTGACCTGGCCGAGGCGGAATCCGAGCTGGTTGCCGGGTTTATGGTTGAATATGGCTCGACCCCTTACATGATGTATATGCTGGGAGAATATGTCTCCATCGCGCTGATGTGTTCGATGACGACGATCCTGTTCATGGGGGGGTGGTTGCCGCCGCTTGATATTGTTCCCTTTACCTGGGTGCCCGGTGTTGTCTGGTTCATTCTCAAATCCAGTCTGGTCTTTTTCATGTTTGCCATGGTGAAGGCCTTTGTTCCCCGCTATCGCTATGACCAGTTGATGCGTCTTGGCTGGAAGGTATTCCTGCCGATCTCTCTCTTCTATGTGGTGCTGGTGGCCGGTGTTTTGCAATTTGCCGGATGGGCACCTTGAGGGTCGGGCGGGCAAAAAGGGGCAGGTATGTTTGATTTGTCGTTGCCCGGCATGGTCGGGGCCCTGATTGGTGGGGTGATCGGCTGGGCCGATTTCAAGATGATTGGCGGTCTTGTTGGAGCCAAATGGATGAAGTCCCGTTCGGAAAGGGGTCTTGGCAACCATCCGAACACAAAAAGATATGGCGACTGGATTCAATTCGGAATCTGGTGTGGCACCCAGCTTCTGTTTCCCGTGATCGGCTATTGGGCCGGCGCGTCGCTGGCAGGATAATGGTGATAGGAGAGCAAATGGAACAGGCAGGTTTGATTGCTGGCAGTCTTGGGGCCTTCGTCGGATTGGCGATTGCTCTGATGGCCAATATTTTCGTTTTGCCTGCTGTTCTCAAGGCACAGGAAGACGGCTTTATTCTGGGGCGCAAGACAGCTCTTGGCACCATGAGCCAGGAGAGCGTGGCCCGGTTTACCCGCTTCATGTATCGCGTTCCTATGCCGCTGATGTTTGCTTTTGTTGGCTTTTTGGCCGGTTTGAAGGCGTTTGGAGGTTATTGATGGCACTAGAACAGGCTGCTAAATCGCTGATGCTGAAGGAGTTTGTTTCGGCCTTCTTTCTGTCGATGCGCTATTTCTTTGCGCCCAAATCGACAGTGAACTATCCGTTCGAGAAGGGGCCGGTCTCTCCGCGCTTTCGCGGTGAACATGCCCTGCGGCGCTATCCAAACGGGGAAGAGCGCTGCATTGCTTGCAAATTGTGTGAAGCCATTTGCCCGGCGCAGGCGATCACCATCGAGGCGGGGCCGCGCGGCAATGACGGAACGCGCCGGACGACCCGCTATGACATCGACATGACCAAATGCATCTATTGCGGCTATTGTCAGGAGGCATGCCCGGTCGAGGCCATCGTCGAGGGACCGAATTTTGAATTTGCAGCCGAAACGCGCGAGGAGCTTTTCTATAACAAGGAGAAGCTGCTTGAGAATGGCGCGCGCTGGGAGCAGGAACTGGCTCAGAATATCGCATTGGATGCGCCCTACCGCTAAGGCGGTATGGAAAGGATTTCAAGGAGAGATGCCTCCCGCAAGGGATGCAGGAAAGCAAAAGACATGATTCTTCAGAGCGTCTTCTTTTATCTGTTTTCAGCGGTGCTGCTGGTTTCGGCGCTGATGGTGATCGGTGCGCGCAATCCGGTGCATTCGGTGCTGTTTCTGATCCTGGCTTTTTTCAACGCTGCGGCGCTGTTTGTGCTGCTAGGGGCCGAGTTTCTGGCGATGCTGCTGGTGGTGGTCTATGTGGGTGCGGTCGCGGTGTTGTTCCTGTTTATCGTGATGATGCTTGATGTCGATTTTGTCGAGTTGCGGGCGGGTTTTCTGACCTATATGCCCATGGGGCTTGTCGTGGGTGTCGTGCTGTTGGCCGAGCTGCTGATTGCGCTGGGGGGCTGGGCTTTGAGCCCGGATCTGGTGGCGCATCTGGGTGAGCCTATGCCGGACTTGGCGCAGACTTCCAACATCGAAGCCATCGGAGCGTTGCTCTATACCAAATATGTTTTCTATTTCCAGACGGCGGCGCTGATCCTGTTTGTTGCGATGATCGGGGCTATCGTCTTGACTTTGCATCACCGTCGGGATGTGCAGCGCCAGAATATCGAGCGGCAGGTCGCGCGCAATGCCGAGAATTCAATCGAGATTGTTAAAGTGGAACCGGGCAGCGGCATCTAACCGCGCCGACATGCAGACACCGCTTATATGAATTGCCCGCCACTCAATGCGGGCGGGACCAAGAAGGGACAGACAGAGAGATGGAAATCGGGCTTAGCCATTATCTGACCGTTGCAGCGATCCTGTTCGTGATCGGGATGTTCGGTATTTTCATCAACCGGAAGAATGTCATCGTCATTCTTATGTCGATCGAGCTGATCCTCTTGGCGGTCAATATCAACTTTGTTGCCTTTTCCTCCTATCTGGGAGATCTGGCGGGGCAGATATTCGCACTGCTCATTCTCACTGTCGCGGCCGCTGAGGCGGCAATAGGGTTGGCCATTCTGGTCGTATTTTATCGCAATCGCGGCTCCATCGCGGTTGAAGACATCAATATGATGAAAGGCTGAGAGAGAACATGTATTCGGCCATTGTCTTCCTGCCGCTGATTGGCTTTTTGATTGCGGGTCTGTTTGGGCGTTCGCTCGGGCACAAGGCATCGGAAATCATAACCAGCACCCTGTTGGTCATCGCTGCATTCCTATCCTGGGTAGCCTTTCTGTCCGTGGGGATCGGACATGGTGAAAGCCAGACAGTCAATATCCTGACTTGGCTCAGCTCTGGCGATCTGGAGATCAACTGGTCCATCCGCGTGGATACATTGACCGTCGTGATGCTGGTGGTGGTCAATACGATTTCGGCGCTCGTGCATATCTATTCCATCGGCTACATGCATGCCGATCCGCATAGATCACGGTTTTTTGCCTATCTGTCGCTTTTCACCTTCGCGATGCTGTCGCTGGTTACTGCCGATAATTTGCTGCAAATGTTCTTTGGCTGGGAAGGTGTGGGACTGGCGTCCTATCTTCTGATCGGCTTCTGGTATCAGAAACCCTCTGCCAATGCTGCGGCGATGAAGGCCTTTATCGTCAACCGTGTGGGCGATTTCGGCTTCCTTCTGGGGCTATGCGGCATTTATGTGCTGTTTGACAGTGTAAGCTTTGACACCATATTCGCCAATGCTCCGGCGATGCAGGAGAAAACCATCCATTTCCTCGGGCAGGACTTCAATGCGCTGACGACGATTTGCCTACTGCTCTTCATGGGCGCCATGGGCAAGTCGGCGCAGTTCCTGTTGCATACATGGTTGCCAGACGCGATGGAGGGGCCCACGCCCGTTTCCGCCCTCATCCACGCCGCCACCATGGTCACGGCGGGCGTTTTCATGGTTGCCCGTCTGTCGCCGCTGTTCGAGCTTTCGCCAACCGCGCTTGAAGTGGTGACGTTTATCGGGGCCACAACTGCCTTCTTTGCCGCGACCGTTGGTCTGGTGCAGAACGATATCAAACGGGTCATTGCCTATTCAACATGCTCGCAGCTTGGCTACATGTTCGTTGCGCTGGGGATTGGCGCTTATGGTGCTGCCATTTTCCATCTCTTTACCCATGCCTTCTTCAAGGCTCTGTTGTTCCTTGGGGCAGGGTCTGTGATCCATGCTGTTTCCGATGAACAGGATATGCGGCGGATGGGCGGTTTGCGCAAGCATATCAAGCTGACCTATCTGATGATGCTGGTCGGCACCTTCGCGCTGACGGGCGTGGGCATTCCTGGCACCATTCTCGGCTTTGCCGGTTTCAATTCCAAGGATGCCATCATCGAATCCGCCTATGCGGCGCAAAATGGCATGGCCAATTACGCCTTTGCGATGACGGTGATTGCTGCGCTCTTTACCAGCTTCTATAGCTGGCGGCTGATTTTCCTGACCTTCCATGGCAGGGAGCGCCTGAGCGCCGATGTGAAAGCGCATATTCATGAAAGCCCGCCCGTGATGATCATACCGCTCATGGTTCTGGCTCTCGGGGCCGTGCTGACAGGCATGGTGTTTGCCGGATATTTCTATGGCCATCACTATGAAGAGTTCTGGAAGGGCGCTCTGTTCACGGGACCGGAAAATCATGTCATGCATGAGGCTCATGAGGTGCCAATGACAGTCAAGCTTGCTCCATTCGTCATGATGGTGGCCGGTTTTCTTGTCGCCTTTTTCTTCTATATTCTCTCGCCGAGCACACCCAAGAAGCTCGCCGAACAGCATAACTGGCTCTACAAATTCCTGCTCAACAAATGGTATTTCGACGAGCTCTATGACTTCCTCTTCATTCGGGGCGCCAAGGGGCTTGGCTCGCTGCTCTGGAAGGGCGTGGATGAAGGCGTGATTGATCGCTTCGGGCCGAATGGAAT encodes the following:
- the nuoH gene encoding NADH-quinone oxidoreductase subunit NuoH — translated: MNEFVANWLIPGAIMVGQSLLLLVVLLVVIAYVLLADRKIWAAVQMRRGPNVVGPFGLLQSFADLLKFVLKEPVIPSGSNKVIFLLGPLVTVTVALAAWAVVPVADGWVISNINVGILYLLAVSSLGVYGIIMGGWASNSKYPFLSALRSAAQMVSYEVSIGFVIVTVLLCVGSLNLTDIVMAQQSGLATKLGMPSISFLNWYWLPLFPMFIVFFISALAETNRPPFDLAEAESELVAGFMVEYGSTPYMMYMLGEYVSIALMCSMTTILFMGGWLPPLDIVPFTWVPGVVWFILKSSLVFFMFAMVKAFVPRYRYDQLMRLGWKVFLPISLFYVVLVAGVLQFAGWAP
- the nuoI gene encoding NADH-quinone oxidoreductase subunit NuoI, with protein sequence MALEQAAKSLMLKEFVSAFFLSMRYFFAPKSTVNYPFEKGPVSPRFRGEHALRRYPNGEERCIACKLCEAICPAQAITIEAGPRGNDGTRRTTRYDIDMTKCIYCGYCQEACPVEAIVEGPNFEFAAETREELFYNKEKLLENGARWEQELAQNIALDAPYR
- a CDS encoding NADH-quinone oxidoreductase subunit J, giving the protein MILQSVFFYLFSAVLLVSALMVIGARNPVHSVLFLILAFFNAAALFVLLGAEFLAMLLVVVYVGAVAVLFLFIVMMLDVDFVELRAGFLTYMPMGLVVGVVLLAELLIALGGWALSPDLVAHLGEPMPDLAQTSNIEAIGALLYTKYVFYFQTAALILFVAMIGAIVLTLHHRRDVQRQNIERQVARNAENSIEIVKVEPGSGI
- the nuoK gene encoding NADH-quinone oxidoreductase subunit NuoK, whose product is MEIGLSHYLTVAAILFVIGMFGIFINRKNVIVILMSIELILLAVNINFVAFSSYLGDLAGQIFALLILTVAAAEAAIGLAILVVFYRNRGSIAVEDINMMKG
- the nuoL gene encoding NADH-quinone oxidoreductase subunit L, translated to MYSAIVFLPLIGFLIAGLFGRSLGHKASEIITSTLLVIAAFLSWVAFLSVGIGHGESQTVNILTWLSSGDLEINWSIRVDTLTVVMLVVVNTISALVHIYSIGYMHADPHRSRFFAYLSLFTFAMLSLVTADNLLQMFFGWEGVGLASYLLIGFWYQKPSANAAAMKAFIVNRVGDFGFLLGLCGIYVLFDSVSFDTIFANAPAMQEKTIHFLGQDFNALTTICLLLFMGAMGKSAQFLLHTWLPDAMEGPTPVSALIHAATMVTAGVFMVARLSPLFELSPTALEVVTFIGATTAFFAATVGLVQNDIKRVIAYSTCSQLGYMFVALGIGAYGAAIFHLFTHAFFKALLFLGAGSVIHAVSDEQDMRRMGGLRKHIKLTYLMMLVGTFALTGVGIPGTILGFAGFNSKDAIIESAYAAQNGMANYAFAMTVIAALFTSFYSWRLIFLTFHGRERLSADVKAHIHESPPVMIIPLMVLALGAVLTGMVFAGYFYGHHYEEFWKGALFTGPENHVMHEAHEVPMTVKLAPFVMMVAGFLVAFFFYILSPSTPKKLAEQHNWLYKFLLNKWYFDELYDFLFIRGAKGLGSLLWKGVDEGVIDRFGPNGIAARVLALTSRINRLQTGYVYHYAFAMMIGVAILITYSMLSGGAH